Proteins found in one bacterium genomic segment:
- the ilvC gene encoding ketol-acid reductoisomerase: MQMYYEKSADPSVLKSKTIAVVGYGSQGHAQAQNLRDHGYNVIIGQRPGGPNYDLAKEHGFEVYSAAEAAKKADVIQLLIPDERQGQCFKEEILPNLTAGNALVFSHGFNIHYQIIQPPKDIDVYMVAPKGPGHLVRSVYEEGGGVPCLIAVYQDASGKAKDLALAHACGVGGGRAGIIETTFKEETETDLFGEQVILCGGVSELIKSAFDTLVEAGYAPQMAYFECLHELKLIVDLIYRGGLSMMRYSVSDTAEYGDYTRGPRIITDETRAEMKKILTEIQNGQFARDWMLENISGRPHFNAVRRLNAEHGSEEVGKELRGMMSWLNKK, from the coding sequence TTGCAAATGTACTACGAAAAGAGCGCCGACCCCAGCGTCTTGAAGAGCAAGACCATCGCGGTGGTCGGCTATGGCAGCCAAGGTCACGCCCAGGCTCAGAACCTGCGCGACCACGGCTATAACGTCATCATCGGCCAGCGCCCCGGCGGCCCGAACTACGATCTGGCCAAGGAGCACGGCTTCGAAGTCTACTCCGCCGCCGAGGCCGCCAAGAAGGCCGACGTCATCCAACTGCTGATTCCGGACGAGCGCCAGGGCCAGTGCTTCAAGGAGGAAATCCTCCCGAACCTGACCGCCGGCAATGCGCTGGTCTTCAGCCACGGCTTCAACATTCATTATCAGATCATCCAGCCGCCGAAGGACATCGACGTCTACATGGTGGCTCCGAAAGGCCCGGGCCACCTGGTCCGCAGCGTCTACGAAGAAGGCGGCGGCGTTCCCTGCCTGATCGCCGTCTACCAGGATGCCTCCGGCAAGGCCAAGGACCTCGCTCTCGCCCACGCCTGTGGCGTTGGCGGCGGTCGCGCGGGCATCATCGAGACAACCTTCAAGGAAGAGACCGAGACCGATCTCTTCGGCGAGCAGGTGATCCTCTGCGGTGGCGTCTCGGAACTGATCAAGTCGGCATTCGACACACTGGTCGAGGCAGGCTACGCGCCGCAGATGGCGTACTTCGAGTGCCTGCACGAACTGAAGCTGATCGTCGACCTGATCTACCGCGGTGGCCTGTCGATGATGCGTTACTCCGTCAGCGATACTGCCGAGTACGGCGACTACACGCGCGGCCCGCGCATCATCACCGATGAGACGCGCGCCGAGATGAAGAAGATCCTGACCGAGATCCAGAACGGCCAATTTGCGCGCGACTGGATGCTGGAGAACATCTCCGGCCGGCCGCATTTCAACGCCGTTCGTCGCCTGAACGCCGAGCACGGTTCGGAAGAGGTCGGCAAGGAACTGCGCGGCATGATGAGCTGGCTGAACAAGAAGTAA
- the serA gene encoding phosphoglycerate dehydrogenase, with translation MTYKVLVSDKLSEDGLEVFRNAGFEVDHTPEITQDEIQECIGQYHAWVVRSRSKATAEILAKADNLRVIGRAGVGIDNVDVAAASQRGIIVMNTPGGNTISTAEHAISMMMAVARKIPAADASMKQGKWDKKKFMGVELNKKTLGVIGLGRIGQEVSRRMKAFGMTVIAHDPFVVKERLDQLGLESVSVDELCKRADFITIHTPLSIETRHMLNADRLKTMKPTVRIVNCARGGIVDEEALIEALKNGTVAGAAFDVFETEPLPADHELRSLPNVVLTPHIAASTTEAQENVAIQVAEQIVDVLKNDNIRNALNAPSVDPEVLKALTPYLRLSERLGRFAAQFDSSRVTRLTCRFSGSILDYPTEPLSTALAKGWIEPSTDRPVNYVNAMPILRERGIEILETRHSKLHRFSNLITIETEHEDGTVNEVSGSVFEPDHGRIVIVNGKTFVAVPEGNLIVIDNKDVPGVIGEVATLIGKKGMNIGELTWGRRGEENEAMTIINVDGEVSKEMLEELRALPNINSARAIRL, from the coding sequence ATGACTTACAAAGTGCTCGTTAGTGACAAACTGAGCGAAGATGGCCTGGAGGTCTTCCGCAACGCAGGATTCGAAGTCGATCACACTCCGGAAATCACGCAGGACGAAATTCAGGAGTGTATTGGGCAATACCACGCATGGGTCGTTCGCAGTCGCAGCAAGGCGACGGCGGAGATCCTGGCGAAGGCCGATAATCTGCGCGTCATCGGTCGCGCGGGCGTTGGAATCGACAACGTGGACGTGGCCGCTGCCAGCCAGCGCGGCATCATCGTCATGAACACGCCTGGTGGGAACACGATCTCGACCGCCGAGCACGCAATTTCGATGATGATGGCGGTTGCTCGCAAGATTCCAGCAGCCGACGCCAGCATGAAGCAGGGCAAGTGGGATAAGAAGAAGTTCATGGGCGTCGAGTTGAACAAAAAAACACTCGGCGTGATCGGCCTCGGACGCATCGGCCAGGAAGTCTCGCGCCGCATGAAGGCATTTGGAATGACCGTCATTGCGCACGATCCGTTCGTCGTGAAGGAACGGCTCGATCAGCTTGGACTTGAATCGGTCAGCGTGGACGAGCTCTGCAAGCGCGCCGATTTCATCACGATTCATACGCCGCTCTCGATCGAAACGCGGCACATGCTGAACGCGGATCGCTTGAAGACGATGAAGCCCACCGTGCGCATCGTGAACTGCGCGCGCGGCGGCATCGTGGATGAAGAAGCGCTGATTGAAGCGCTCAAGAACGGCACCGTGGCCGGCGCGGCGTTCGACGTCTTCGAGACCGAACCGCTTCCCGCCGACCACGAGTTGCGCAGCCTGCCGAATGTCGTCCTGACTCCGCATATCGCGGCCTCAACGACCGAAGCGCAGGAAAACGTTGCCATTCAGGTGGCCGAGCAGATCGTCGACGTTCTCAAGAACGACAACATCCGCAATGCGCTGAACGCCCCGTCGGTCGATCCGGAAGTGCTGAAGGCACTGACGCCGTATCTGCGTTTGAGCGAACGCCTCGGGCGATTCGCGGCACAGTTCGACAGTTCGCGCGTGACGCGCCTGACCTGTCGCTTCAGCGGTTCGATTCTGGACTACCCGACGGAGCCGCTCTCGACGGCCCTGGCGAAAGGCTGGATCGAACCCTCGACCGATCGGCCAGTGAATTACGTGAACGCCATGCCGATCCTGCGTGAGCGCGGTATCGAGATTCTCGAGACGCGCCACAGCAAGCTGCATCGTTTCAGCAACCTGATCACCATTGAGACCGAGCACGAAGACGGCACCGTGAACGAAGTCTCCGGCAGCGTCTTCGAGCCAGATCACGGCCGCATCGTGATTGTGAACGGCAAGACGTTTGTGGCTGTGCCGGAAGGCAACCTGATCGTGATCGACAATAAGGACGTTCCGGGCGTGATCGGCGAAGTCGCTACGCTTATTGGAAAGAAGGGCATGAACATCGGAGAACTGACGTGGGGTCGCCGTGGCGAAGAGAACGAAGCCATGACGATCATCAACGTCGACGGTGAAGTCTCCAAGGAGATGCTTGAGGAACTGCGTGCGTTGCCGAACATCAACTCGGCGCGCGCGATTCGCCTGTAA
- the malQ gene encoding 4-alpha-glucanotransferase codes for MNRRQAGVLLHPTSLPSPYGIGDLGPEAIRFLDWVKAAGLSLWQVLPLGPTGFADSPYQCFSAFAGNPFMISPDLLRREGLLKPADLKRPKFSEANVKYGPVIEWKNTLLRKAYERFKAGKFPKLQKRLDAFVSKPSTAAWLDDYALFAALKSAHGGQVWNTWAAPLRRHDAKALKQAAKDHADEVGMHKFIQFLFFDQWADVRKAAHERGIQIVGDMPIYVAYDSSDTWASQDLFQLKKSGDPKRVAGVPPDYFSETGQLWGNPLYDWDKMHRRGYKWWVARMQAMLELVDIVRLDHFRGFEGYWSVKFGEETAINGRWVKGPGAPLFKALRKALGELPIIAENLGVITEEVEDLRKQFDLPGMKIMQFGWTVAGTKPLVPDPGCDFQPHKVEPTSVVYTGSHDNATAAQWWREFASKEEQKLFKAYTGTDGKEAHKELIRQTFASVGAIALVPMQDFLGLGKEARMNFPGREAGNWTWRLKKGAASKALAKGIAQDLLLFERHAQQKQIAESLIASQSDEERARKP; via the coding sequence CTGAATCGACGCCAGGCCGGAGTTCTTCTGCATCCCACTTCTTTGCCAAGCCCGTACGGAATCGGCGATCTCGGGCCCGAGGCGATTCGATTTCTCGACTGGGTGAAGGCCGCGGGTCTTTCCCTGTGGCAGGTCCTGCCGTTGGGCCCGACAGGCTTTGCGGACTCGCCCTATCAGTGCTTCTCCGCCTTTGCCGGCAACCCGTTCATGATCAGCCCGGATCTTTTGCGCCGCGAAGGCCTGCTGAAGCCCGCAGACTTGAAACGGCCGAAGTTCTCCGAAGCGAACGTGAAATATGGCCCGGTGATCGAGTGGAAAAACACCCTGCTGCGCAAGGCTTACGAGCGCTTCAAGGCCGGCAAGTTTCCGAAACTCCAGAAGCGTCTGGATGCATTCGTCAGCAAGCCCAGCACCGCGGCCTGGCTGGACGACTACGCGCTCTTTGCAGCCTTGAAATCCGCCCATGGTGGGCAGGTGTGGAATACGTGGGCCGCGCCGTTGCGCAGGCACGACGCGAAGGCACTGAAGCAGGCAGCCAAGGATCACGCCGACGAAGTGGGGATGCACAAGTTCATCCAGTTCCTGTTTTTCGATCAGTGGGCAGACGTGCGGAAGGCGGCGCATGAGCGCGGCATCCAGATCGTCGGCGACATGCCGATCTACGTCGCTTACGACAGCTCCGACACCTGGGCGAGCCAGGATCTTTTCCAGCTCAAGAAATCCGGCGACCCGAAGCGCGTCGCGGGGGTTCCGCCGGACTATTTCAGCGAAACCGGCCAGCTTTGGGGGAATCCACTCTACGACTGGGACAAGATGCACCGCCGCGGCTACAAGTGGTGGGTTGCACGTATGCAGGCGATGCTGGAGCTCGTCGACATCGTGCGTCTGGACCACTTCCGCGGATTTGAAGGCTATTGGTCGGTGAAATTCGGCGAGGAGACTGCGATCAACGGCCGCTGGGTTAAGGGGCCCGGTGCGCCGCTCTTCAAGGCGCTTCGCAAGGCGCTCGGCGAGCTGCCGATCATCGCGGAAAACCTCGGCGTGATCACGGAAGAGGTCGAGGACCTGCGCAAGCAGTTCGACCTTCCTGGCATGAAGATCATGCAGTTCGGTTGGACCGTCGCCGGGACGAAGCCGCTGGTTCCGGACCCAGGCTGCGATTTCCAGCCCCACAAGGTCGAGCCCACAAGCGTCGTCTACACGGGATCGCACGACAACGCGACGGCCGCCCAGTGGTGGAGGGAATTCGCCTCGAAGGAAGAGCAGAAACTCTTCAAGGCCTACACGGGCACGGATGGCAAGGAGGCGCACAAAGAACTGATTCGCCAGACATTCGCGTCGGTCGGAGCGATTGCACTGGTACCGATGCAGGACTTCCTTGGTCTTGGCAAGGAAGCGCGGATGAACTTCCCGGGTCGCGAGGCCGGGAACTGGACATGGCGTCTGAAGAAGGGCGCTGCCTCGAAGGCGCTGGCGAAGGGCATCGCCCAGGATCTGCTGCTGTTCGAGCGTCACGCTCAGCAGAAGCAGATCGCAGAGAGCCTGATCGCGAGTCAATCGGACGAAGAGCGCGCGCGGAAGCCGTAA
- a CDS encoding SUF system Fe-S cluster assembly regulator: protein MLRITKQTDYGTLLLTHIARGSRGEMFSARDLAAETRIPLPMVSKILKKMVRAELLESHRGVKGGYSLARPAKEVSVADIILALEGPIALTDCSEHADSECGMEGGCPVSNHWQRINNAVVGALEGISLEEMAHRQGCACGTAALAAGLEAT, encoded by the coding sequence ATGCTCCGAATCACCAAACAGACAGACTACGGGACGCTCCTTCTGACACACATTGCACGTGGGTCTCGGGGTGAAATGTTCTCGGCGCGCGACCTTGCCGCAGAGACCCGAATCCCTCTCCCGATGGTCAGCAAGATCCTCAAGAAGATGGTCCGGGCGGAGCTGTTGGAGTCCCATCGCGGGGTCAAAGGCGGTTACTCGCTTGCGCGCCCGGCTAAGGAAGTGTCCGTCGCGGACATCATCCTGGCCCTCGAGGGTCCCATCGCACTCACCGATTGCAGCGAGCATGCCGACAGCGAGTGCGGCATGGAAGGCGGATGCCCGGTGAGTAATCACTGGCAGCGCATCAACAACGCCGTTGTCGGCGCGCTGGAAGGCATTTCGCTTGAGGAGATGGCGCACCGCCAAGGCTGCGCCTGCGGCACTGCCGCTTTGGCGGCCGGCCTGGAGGCAACCTGA
- the sufB gene encoding Fe-S cluster assembly protein SufB, protein MSTTDETLQEFTNREYKWGFTTDIEQDSLPPGLNEDVVRFISKKKNEPDWMTEWRLKAYRHWLTMKEPKWPHVEYDDIDFQAISYYSAPKSDKDKPKSLDEVDPKLLETYKKLGIPLQEQKLLAGVAVDAVFDSVSVATTYKAKLGELGIIFCSMSEAVENHPELVKKYLGTVVPYTDNFYATLNSAVFSDGSFVYVPKGVRCPMELSTYFRINAQNTGQFERTLIVADEGAYVSYLEGCTAPQRDENQLHAAVVELVAMKDAQIKYSTVQNWYPGDEEGRGGIYNFVTKRGICKDDNAKISWTQVETGSSVTWKYPSVILKGDNTIGEFYSVALTNMKQQADTGTKMIHIGKNTGSTIISKGISAGKGQNTYRGLVQVMKGAENARNYTQCDSMLIGDKCGAHTFPYIDVRNPTANVEHEATTSKIGEDQIFYCQQRGISEEDAVSMIVNGFAKEVLAELPMEFAVEAQKLLGISLEGSVG, encoded by the coding sequence ATGTCGACAACCGACGAAACATTGCAGGAGTTTACGAACCGCGAATACAAGTGGGGTTTCACGACGGATATCGAGCAGGATTCTCTGCCGCCCGGCTTGAACGAGGACGTGGTTCGTTTTATCTCGAAGAAGAAGAACGAGCCCGATTGGATGACCGAGTGGCGCCTGAAGGCGTACCGCCACTGGTTGACCATGAAGGAGCCGAAGTGGCCCCACGTCGAATACGACGACATCGACTTCCAGGCAATCAGCTACTACTCGGCTCCGAAGTCCGATAAGGACAAGCCGAAGAGCCTGGACGAGGTCGACCCGAAGCTGCTCGAAACCTACAAGAAGCTCGGCATTCCGCTGCAGGAGCAGAAGCTTCTGGCCGGCGTCGCCGTGGATGCGGTCTTCGACAGCGTTTCCGTCGCGACGACGTACAAGGCGAAGCTGGGGGAACTTGGCATCATCTTCTGTTCGATGTCCGAGGCTGTCGAGAATCACCCCGAGTTGGTAAAAAAGTACCTCGGGACAGTGGTTCCGTACACGGACAACTTCTACGCAACGCTAAACTCGGCTGTATTCAGCGATGGCTCGTTCGTCTACGTTCCAAAGGGCGTTCGCTGCCCGATGGAACTGTCGACCTACTTCCGCATCAACGCCCAGAACACCGGCCAATTCGAGCGCACGCTGATTGTCGCCGATGAGGGCGCATACGTCAGTTACCTAGAAGGCTGCACGGCGCCACAGCGCGATGAGAATCAGTTGCACGCCGCCGTCGTTGAGCTGGTTGCGATGAAAGATGCGCAAATCAAGTACTCGACGGTGCAGAACTGGTACCCAGGGGACGAGGAAGGCCGCGGCGGCATTTACAACTTCGTCACGAAGCGCGGTATCTGCAAGGACGACAACGCGAAGATCTCCTGGACGCAGGTCGAGACCGGTTCGTCCGTCACGTGGAAGTACCCGAGCGTGATTCTGAAGGGCGACAATACGATCGGCGAGTTCTACTCGGTCGCGCTGACCAACATGAAGCAGCAGGCCGACACCGGCACGAAGATGATCCATATCGGCAAGAACACCGGCAGCACGATCATCTCGAAGGGTATCTCCGCCGGCAAGGGGCAGAACACGTATCGCGGCCTGGTTCAGGTCATGAAGGGCGCAGAAAACGCCCGCAACTATACGCAGTGCGACTCGATGCTGATCGGCGACAAGTGCGGCGCGCACACGTTCCCGTACATCGACGTGCGCAACCCAACGGCAAACGTGGAGCACGAAGCGACCACGTCGAAGATCGGCGAAGATCAGATCTTCTACTGCCAGCAGCGCGGCATTTCCGAAGAGGATGCCGTCTCCATGATCGTCAACGGCTTCGCAAAGGAAGTGCTTGCCGAGTTGCCGATGGAATTCGCCGTGGAAGCCCAGAAGCTCCTCGGCATCAGCCTGGAAGGAAGCGTCGGCTGA
- the sufC gene encoding Fe-S cluster assembly ATPase SufC, with protein MLKITDLHAKVEDTEILHGLNLEVKPGEVHAIMGPNGSGKSTLTRVVAGSDDYEVTGGAIEYDGKDLLELEADERAQQGIFMAFQYPVEIPGVNNSYFLKAALNSIRKAHGEPELDAIDFLKLIREKAELLELDPEMLKRGVNVGFSGGEKKRNEILQMAVLDPKLALLDETDSGLDIDALRVVAGAVNKLRNEKRAIILVTHYQRLLNYIVPDVVHVMVDGKIVKSGDKDLALQLEEVGYAWVNGELKKAQTANA; from the coding sequence TTGCTGAAGATCACCGACCTGCACGCGAAGGTTGAAGACACCGAAATTCTTCACGGGTTGAACCTGGAAGTGAAGCCCGGCGAAGTGCACGCCATCATGGGCCCGAACGGCTCCGGAAAGAGCACGCTGACGCGTGTGGTTGCCGGCAGCGATGATTACGAAGTCACCGGCGGCGCCATCGAGTACGACGGCAAAGATCTGCTCGAACTTGAGGCCGATGAGCGCGCTCAGCAGGGCATCTTCATGGCCTTCCAGTATCCCGTCGAAATTCCCGGCGTGAACAACTCCTACTTCCTGAAGGCTGCGCTGAACTCCATTCGCAAGGCCCACGGCGAACCGGAGTTGGATGCGATCGATTTCCTGAAGCTGATCCGCGAGAAAGCCGAGTTGCTCGAGCTCGATCCGGAAATGCTGAAGCGCGGCGTGAACGTCGGCTTCTCCGGCGGCGAGAAGAAGCGGAACGAGATCCTGCAGATGGCCGTGCTCGATCCGAAGCTGGCCCTGCTGGACGAGACGGACTCGGGCCTGGATATCGATGCGCTGCGCGTCGTGGCTGGCGCGGTCAACAAGCTGCGCAACGAGAAGCGCGCGATCATCCTCGTGACTCACTACCAGCGCCTCCTGAACTACATCGTGCCCGACGTCGTACACGTGATGGTCGACGGCAAGATCGTGAAGTCCGGCGACAAGGACCTGGCGCTGCAGCTCGAAGAAGTCGGCTACGCCTGGGTGAATGGGGAACTCAAAAAAGCCCAAACCGCCAACGCCTGA
- the sufD gene encoding Fe-S cluster assembly protein SufD encodes MTEAIAEKNLYAAEFAELSKELAAAEPSWLTEIRKVAFERFAALGVPTRRQEEYGYTSLDPIAEKPFSVTGTTAAVTADKLTPFLYGDLEAHLLVFVDGRYQPELSKIGDLPAGVTVKSLMDVLTNDADSIRPHLAQYADYQSYAMIALNTALMTGGTFIHLPAGVKVETPIHILNLVVGGDQPTSSQTRNVLVAEDDSSATIIESWIGTGNAQTFTNTVLEAAVGANTDIDHYKLQREHVENGYHYSSLYVTQGDNSRFRSHSFAMGGALVRNDVFGYLDGEGIDCIFNGLLIGTGKQHIDNFMQVDHAKPNCDSHELYKGILDDNATAVFRGRIHVHPDAQKTDAKQTNQNLLLSDNAQAVAKPQLEIYADDVKCTHGATIGELDDSALFYLRSRGIPSKSARNMLIRAFAGDVTERVHVDQVRETVEEILYNRLPH; translated from the coding sequence ATGACTGAAGCAATTGCAGAGAAGAATCTCTACGCGGCGGAATTCGCCGAACTGTCGAAGGAACTTGCGGCAGCGGAGCCATCCTGGCTGACCGAAATCCGCAAGGTTGCCTTCGAGCGCTTCGCCGCTCTCGGCGTCCCGACTCGTCGCCAGGAAGAATACGGCTACACCAGCCTTGATCCCATCGCCGAGAAGCCTTTCTCCGTGACAGGGACGACGGCCGCCGTGACCGCCGACAAGTTGACGCCTTTCCTGTATGGCGATCTGGAGGCGCACCTTCTGGTGTTCGTCGACGGGCGCTATCAGCCGGAGTTGTCGAAGATTGGCGATCTGCCCGCGGGCGTCACCGTGAAGAGCCTGATGGATGTGCTGACGAACGATGCCGACAGCATTCGCCCGCACCTCGCGCAGTACGCCGACTATCAAAGCTACGCCATGATCGCGCTGAACACGGCGCTCATGACCGGCGGCACGTTCATTCACCTGCCCGCCGGTGTGAAGGTCGAGACGCCGATCCACATCCTGAACCTCGTGGTTGGCGGCGACCAGCCGACGTCCTCCCAGACGCGCAATGTTCTGGTAGCCGAGGACGATTCCAGCGCAACGATCATCGAGTCGTGGATTGGAACCGGCAATGCCCAGACCTTCACGAACACGGTGCTCGAAGCGGCTGTCGGCGCGAACACCGACATCGATCACTATAAGCTGCAGCGCGAGCACGTCGAGAATGGCTATCACTATTCGTCGCTGTACGTGACGCAGGGCGATAATAGCCGCTTCCGTTCGCACTCGTTTGCGATGGGCGGCGCGCTGGTGCGCAACGACGTGTTCGGCTATCTCGACGGCGAAGGCATCGACTGTATCTTCAACGGTCTGCTGATCGGCACGGGCAAGCAGCACATCGACAATTTCATGCAGGTCGATCACGCAAAGCCCAACTGCGACAGCCATGAGCTGTACAAGGGCATCCTCGACGACAACGCCACGGCTGTCTTCCGCGGCCGCATTCACGTCCATCCGGACGCTCAGAAGACCGATGCAAAGCAGACGAATCAGAACTTGCTCCTGAGCGACAATGCCCAGGCCGTCGCGAAGCCCCAGCTTGAGATCTACGCCGACGATGTGAAGTGCACACACGGCGCGACTATCGGCGAGTTGGACGACTCGGCACTCTTCTACTTGCGCTCCCGCGGCATTCCGTCGAAATCCGCACGGAACATGCTGATCCGGGCCTTCGCCGGCGACGTGACCGAACGCGTCCACGTCGACCAGGTTCGCGAAACCGTGGAGGAGATTCTCTACAACCGCCTTCCCCACTGA
- a CDS encoding cysteine desulfurase: protein MSTINQMATAHSNMTFDVQKVRRDFPVLHQEVHGHPLVYLDNAATTQKPSQVIETISNYYLHDNSNVHRGVHLLSERSTRAYDGAREKVREFLNATSVKEILFTRGVTEGINLVANTFGQQHIGAGDEVLITGMEHHSNIVPWQMLCERTGAQLKVVPINDDGEMIFEEFAKLLGPKTKLVGVVHVSNALGTINPIKRVIDAAHAQDTPVLIDGAQAVAHVPVDVQELDADFYLLSGHKIYGPTGIGVLYGKQKWLESMPPWQGGGDMISSVTFEKTIYNDLPHKFEAGTPNIAGAIGLGAAIDYVNDLGLEAVGRYEDEVLEYGMEALAAVKGLRLIGTAKEKAGVLSFILEGIHPHDVGTILDQEGIAIRTGHHCAQPVMDRFGVPATSRASLAAYNTKEEIDALVEAIHKVIKMFG, encoded by the coding sequence ATGAGCACCATCAACCAAATGGCCACTGCGCACTCGAACATGACATTCGATGTCCAGAAAGTCCGGAGAGATTTCCCTGTCCTCCATCAGGAGGTCCATGGACATCCGCTGGTGTACCTGGACAACGCAGCGACGACGCAGAAGCCGTCGCAGGTCATTGAAACGATCAGCAATTACTACCTGCACGACAACTCGAATGTGCATCGCGGCGTGCATCTGTTGAGCGAGCGCTCGACTCGTGCTTACGACGGTGCCCGCGAGAAGGTTCGCGAATTCCTGAATGCCACATCGGTGAAGGAGATTCTCTTCACCCGCGGCGTGACGGAAGGAATAAACCTCGTCGCCAACACATTCGGCCAGCAGCACATCGGCGCCGGCGATGAAGTTCTCATCACCGGCATGGAGCATCACTCCAACATCGTTCCATGGCAAATGCTCTGCGAACGCACGGGTGCGCAGCTGAAGGTCGTTCCGATCAACGATGACGGCGAGATGATCTTCGAGGAGTTTGCGAAGCTCCTCGGCCCGAAGACAAAGCTCGTCGGTGTCGTGCATGTGTCGAATGCCCTGGGAACGATCAACCCGATCAAGCGGGTCATCGATGCGGCGCATGCCCAGGACACTCCGGTCCTAATCGATGGCGCGCAGGCAGTAGCCCATGTCCCGGTCGACGTTCAGGAACTCGATGCCGATTTCTACTTGCTTTCCGGGCACAAGATCTACGGCCCTACGGGTATCGGGGTCTTGTATGGGAAGCAGAAGTGGCTGGAGTCCATGCCTCCCTGGCAGGGCGGCGGCGACATGATCAGTTCCGTCACGTTCGAAAAGACGATCTACAACGATCTGCCGCACAAGTTCGAAGCCGGCACGCCCAATATCGCCGGCGCGATCGGCCTGGGTGCGGCGATCGATTATGTAAACGACCTCGGGCTGGAGGCTGTCGGCCGGTACGAGGATGAAGTCCTGGAGTACGGCATGGAGGCTCTCGCCGCAGTGAAAGGCTTGCGTCTGATCGGCACGGCGAAGGAGAAAGCGGGCGTGCTTTCCTTCATCCTTGAAGGAATTCATCCGCACGATGTGGGGACGATCCTGGACCAGGAAGGGATCGCCATCCGCACAGGCCACCACTGCGCACAGCCGGTCATGGATCGCTTCGGCGTTCCGGCCACGTCGCGCGCCTCGTTGGCGGCCTACAATACGAAGGAGGAAATTGATGCCCTCGTGGAGGCCATTCACAAGGTCATCAAGATGTTCGGGTAA
- a CDS encoding SUF system NifU family Fe-S cluster assembly protein, whose amino-acid sequence MSDLRDLYQETILDHNKHPQNFREMEQANRHAEGFNPLCGDRVQVYLFIQDGVVKDVSFKGAGCAICMASCSLMTSALKGKTEKEVENIFTSFHELVAGEADFTEKMEELGKLAVFQGVRDYPIRVKCATLPWHTLRAALHDQDKPVSTEQDDNE is encoded by the coding sequence ATGTCTGACTTGCGCGACCTATACCAGGAGACAATCCTGGATCATAACAAGCACCCTCAGAACTTCCGCGAGATGGAGCAGGCCAATCGCCACGCGGAAGGCTTCAATCCGCTGTGCGGCGACCGGGTTCAGGTGTATCTCTTCATCCAGGATGGAGTCGTCAAGGACGTCAGTTTCAAGGGTGCCGGTTGCGCGATCTGCATGGCGTCGTGCTCCCTGATGACGTCGGCTCTGAAGGGCAAGACCGAGAAGGAGGTAGAGAACATCTTCACAAGCTTCCACGAACTTGTCGCCGGCGAGGCCGATTTCACCGAGAAGATGGAAGAACTCGGGAAGCTGGCCGTTTTCCAGGGTGTTCGCGACTACCCGATTCGCGTCAAATGCGCGACGCTGCCGTGGCACACTCTGCGTGCCGCCCTCCACGATCAGGACAAACCCGTCTCCACGGAGCAGGATGACAATGAGTGA
- a CDS encoding DUF59 domain-containing protein, translated as MSDEQAKGAAKNTKEMIVQTLKTVYDPEIPVNIYEMGLIYDIELDEKGNTTITMTLTSPNCPVAETLPVEVEQKVMAVPGVNHAVVHIVWEPIWNPDMMSEAAKLELGMF; from the coding sequence ATGAGTGACGAGCAGGCCAAAGGCGCCGCCAAGAATACCAAGGAGATGATCGTCCAGACCCTCAAGACGGTCTACGATCCGGAGATCCCCGTAAACATCTACGAGATGGGGCTGATCTACGATATCGAGCTGGACGAGAAGGGGAACACGACAATTACGATGACGTTGACGTCGCCGAATTGCCCCGTGGCCGAGACGCTGCCCGTCGAGGTTGAGCAGAAGGTCATGGCCGTTCCCGGCGTCAATCACGCCGTCGTTCATATCGTCTGGGAGCCTATCTGGAACCCGGACATGATGTCCGAGGCCGCGAAACTCGAACTCGGGATGTTTTAA